GATGGAGAGCAACGGTCTCTTTAAAGGTAACAAGATTATCGACACCCTCAAAGGGTTGGTTGGGGAGAAACTGATCGAGGAACTGGATATTTCTTTTACTGCAGTGGCCACGAATATCGAATCGGCCAAGGAGGTGTGGATTGACGAAGGGCCGCTTTTCGACGCCATTCATGCATCCATTTCGCTTCCCCTGTTCTTTACACCATTCAAATTTAACGGTGTGGACCTTGTTGACGGTGGCATTCTCAATCCAGTTCCCATAGCCCCGACTTTTAGTGATCATACTGATATCACCATTGCTGTAAATCTGTGTGGAAAACCCGAGAAAGATGTCACTTTACCCAGTGAGAAAGAGGATGAAAGTTCCATTTTGAGTTCTGCCATTTCTGATTTTACTGGCAAGATCAAATCTTCATTTCCTCGAGCGAAAAATGGAATGAAGGCACGGAATATTGTTTTGCAATCTTTTGATGCCATGCAGGGAACCATTGCTCGTCAAAAAATCGCGGCATATCCGCCAGATCATGTCCTTGAAATTCCGAGAAACCTGTGCATGATTCTTGATTTTGACAAAGCTGCTGCCCTCATCCAATACGGGTATGACAAGGCGGATACGATTTTGCAGCCTGTTTTTAAAAAAGCTTAAGGCCAGATTCTGGGGATGGAAATGACAACGATGGTAGCGCCGATGGCAGTTTTAACAGTGAAACCAAGTGCTTTGCCAACGAAGGCTCCCTTGGCAGCCAGAAGTGCTTCAGGGCGGGATCGTCCGGGCATTTCAGCGATCAGGCAGCCAAGGTAGGCTCCGCTGAGTGCGCCGATAAGGGCACCAAGTCCGAGAAAGAAGGGCGCACCGAAAATTGCTCCGGCAATGGCACCGACAATGCCTCCAATATTACCGCGGGTGGATGCGCCGTATTTACCCGCATAGCGGGCTTGGAGAAAAAATTCCAGCGCT
The genomic region above belongs to uncultured Pseudodesulfovibrio sp. and contains:
- a CDS encoding patatin-like phospholipase family protein, with translation MRRKKTVSLVLGSGGARGLAHIGIIHWLEENGYEIQSITGCSMGALVGGIYAIGKLDEFEEWVRAITLPNMISLLDFAMESNGLFKGNKIIDTLKGLVGEKLIEELDISFTAVATNIESAKEVWIDEGPLFDAIHASISLPLFFTPFKFNGVDLVDGGILNPVPIAPTFSDHTDITIAVNLCGKPEKDVTLPSEKEDESSILSSAISDFTGKIKSSFPRAKNGMKARNIVLQSFDAMQGTIARQKIAAYPPDHVLEIPRNLCMILDFDKAAALIQYGYDKADTILQPVFKKA
- a CDS encoding DUF456 domain-containing protein, giving the protein MEYVWAIFLILGLIFSQVLQLFSMPANWIAIALVSLWKYVYPDSMSWDFVIIISVVAAVAEALEFFLQARYAGKYGASTRGNIGGIVGAIAGAIFGAPFFLGLGALIGALSGAYLGCLIAEMPGRSRPEALLAAKGAFVGKALGFTVKTAIGATIVVISIPRIWP